Proteins from a single region of Gossypium arboreum isolate Shixiya-1 chromosome 1, ASM2569848v2, whole genome shotgun sequence:
- the LOC108461808 gene encoding enoyl-[acyl-carrier-protein] reductase, mitochondrial isoform X1 has translation MVVARSIALKAVNTASLWGLNRSRFGGLPKVQTVRALSTIMSPPSKAVVYEHHGPPDSVTRMIELPPVEVQENQVCVKMLAAPINPSDINRIEGVYPVRPQVPAVGGYEGVGEVYSVGSAVKGLSPGDLVIPSPPSSGTWQTYVVKDHDIWHKISKDSPIEYAATVTVNPLTALRMLEDFTTLSTGDSIVQNGATSIVGQCVIQLARYRGIHSISIIRDRAGSDEVKERLKALGADEVFTESQLEVKNVKSLLSNIPEPALGLNCVGGHAASLVLKFLSFRQGGTMVTYGGMSKKPVTVSTSSFIFKDLSLRGFWLQKWLSADKAKECRDMVDYLLRLAQEGKLKYEMELVPFDKFHSALEKALGKHGSQPKQVIKF, from the exons ATGGTAGTGGCCAGATCAATAGCGCTAAAAGCAGTGAATACCGCCAGTTTATGGGGTCTAAACAGGAGTCGTTTCGGGGGTTTGCCCAAGGTCCAAACCGTGAGGGCATTGTCGACAATCATGTCTCCGCCGTCCAAGGCAGTCGTCTACGAGCACCACGGTCCACCCGACTCCGTCACCAG AATGATAGAGCTACCCCCAGTAGAAGTGCAGGAGAATCAAGTTTGTGTTAAAATGTTGGCTGCTCCCATTAACCCCTCTGACATTAACCGTATTGAAG gAGTATATCCTGTGAGGCCACAGGTGCCAGCAGTTGGAGGCTATGAAGGTGTTGGAGAAGTGTATTCTGTTGGTTCTGCGGTTAAGGGTCTCTCCCCAGGCGATTTGGTCATTCCATCTCCACCCTCCTCTG GAACATGGCAGACTTATGTTGTCAAAGACCACGACATATGGCATAAAATCAGTAAAGATTCACCAATTGAGTATGCTGCAACAGTTACTGTTAATCCTTTGACCGCTTTAAGAATGCTCGAAGACTTCACTACTTTAAGCACAG GAGATTCCATCGTTCAAAATGGGGCTACCAGCATTGTGGGGCAATGTGTAATCCAGCTTGCAAGATATCGTGGCATCCATAGCATTAGCATTATCCGGGACAG GGCTGGATCGGATGAAGTAAAAGAAAGGTTAAAAGCTCTTGGGGCTGATGAAGTGTTTACCGAGAGCCAACTAGAAGTGAAGAATGTTAAGAGCCTTTTG TCAAATATACCTGAACCTGCCCTGGGATTGAACTGCGTCGGTGGACATGCCGCTTCTTTGGTTCTCAAGTTCTTAAG TTTCAGGCAGGGAGGAACCATGGTAACATATGGTGGAATGTCCAAGAAGCCTGTCACCGTATCAACTTCCTCATTCATTTTCAAG GATCTTTCTTTAAGAGGATTCTGGCTACAGAAATGGTTAAGTGCTGATAAAGCGAAAGAGTGCCGAGATATGGTGGATTACCTTCTACGCCTGGCACAAGAGGGGAAGTTAAAATACGA GATGGAGTTGGTTCCATTTGACAAATTTCACAGTGCATTGGAGAAGGCACTTGGGAAACATGGGAGTCAACCAAAACAAGTTATCAAATTCTAA
- the LOC108461808 gene encoding enoyl-[acyl-carrier-protein] reductase, mitochondrial isoform X2: MVVARSIALKAVNTASLWGLNRSRFGGLPKVQTVRALSTIMSPPSKAVVYEHHGPPDSVTRMIELPPVEVQENQVCVKMLAAPINPSDINRIEGVYPVRPQVPAVGGYEGVGEVYSVGSAVKGLSPGDLVIPSPPSSGTWQTYVVKDHDIWHKISKDSPIEYAATVTVNPLTALRMLEDFTTLSTGDSIVQNGATSIVGQCVIQLARYRGIHSISIIRDRAGSDEVKERLKALGADEVFTESQLEVKNVKSLLSNIPEPALGLNCVGGHAASLVLKFLRQGGTMVTYGGMSKKPVTVSTSSFIFKDLSLRGFWLQKWLSADKAKECRDMVDYLLRLAQEGKLKYEMELVPFDKFHSALEKALGKHGSQPKQVIKF, encoded by the exons ATGGTAGTGGCCAGATCAATAGCGCTAAAAGCAGTGAATACCGCCAGTTTATGGGGTCTAAACAGGAGTCGTTTCGGGGGTTTGCCCAAGGTCCAAACCGTGAGGGCATTGTCGACAATCATGTCTCCGCCGTCCAAGGCAGTCGTCTACGAGCACCACGGTCCACCCGACTCCGTCACCAG AATGATAGAGCTACCCCCAGTAGAAGTGCAGGAGAATCAAGTTTGTGTTAAAATGTTGGCTGCTCCCATTAACCCCTCTGACATTAACCGTATTGAAG gAGTATATCCTGTGAGGCCACAGGTGCCAGCAGTTGGAGGCTATGAAGGTGTTGGAGAAGTGTATTCTGTTGGTTCTGCGGTTAAGGGTCTCTCCCCAGGCGATTTGGTCATTCCATCTCCACCCTCCTCTG GAACATGGCAGACTTATGTTGTCAAAGACCACGACATATGGCATAAAATCAGTAAAGATTCACCAATTGAGTATGCTGCAACAGTTACTGTTAATCCTTTGACCGCTTTAAGAATGCTCGAAGACTTCACTACTTTAAGCACAG GAGATTCCATCGTTCAAAATGGGGCTACCAGCATTGTGGGGCAATGTGTAATCCAGCTTGCAAGATATCGTGGCATCCATAGCATTAGCATTATCCGGGACAG GGCTGGATCGGATGAAGTAAAAGAAAGGTTAAAAGCTCTTGGGGCTGATGAAGTGTTTACCGAGAGCCAACTAGAAGTGAAGAATGTTAAGAGCCTTTTG TCAAATATACCTGAACCTGCCCTGGGATTGAACTGCGTCGGTGGACATGCCGCTTCTTTGGTTCTCAAGTTCTTAAG GCAGGGAGGAACCATGGTAACATATGGTGGAATGTCCAAGAAGCCTGTCACCGTATCAACTTCCTCATTCATTTTCAAG GATCTTTCTTTAAGAGGATTCTGGCTACAGAAATGGTTAAGTGCTGATAAAGCGAAAGAGTGCCGAGATATGGTGGATTACCTTCTACGCCTGGCACAAGAGGGGAAGTTAAAATACGA GATGGAGTTGGTTCCATTTGACAAATTTCACAGTGCATTGGAGAAGGCACTTGGGAAACATGGGAGTCAACCAAAACAAGTTATCAAATTCTAA